The Colius striatus isolate bColStr4 unplaced genomic scaffold, bColStr4.1.hap1 scaffold_131, whole genome shotgun sequence nucleotide sequence CCCAGTACACGCTGGTATAACTCGCtacaggctgctggcagccagggtCGACCAGTACAGACCAGTGCCTCCAGTATGGACCTGTGCCCTCAGCACCAACTGGCTGGAGCTCAGCACTCCCAGTGTCACCCAGTGACCCCTCCAGTGCTCCCAGTCTCACCCAGTGACCTGTCCCAGGGCTCCCAGTACCCCTCCAGTGCTTCCATTACTCTCCAGTGACAAACCAGGTCTCTCAGTACTCCCAGTATCCCCTAGTGACCAACCAATGACCCCCATTAGTATTCCCAGtaccccccagtgccccccccagtgctcccagtaccCTCTAGTGCTCCCAGTATCCCCTAGTGCTCCCAGTATCCCCCGGTGaccccctcccagtgctcccagtaccCCCCCAGTGACCtacccagtgctcccagtacaCCCCAGTGACACCCCCAGTACTCCCAGTACCccaccagtgctcccagtaccccccagtgctcccagtatcCCCTGGTGACCCCCCCTGAGTGCTCCCAGTACCCCACCAGTGAaccccccagtgctcccagtaccCCCCCAGTGAACCCCTCAGTGCTCCCAGTACTCCACCAGTGGTCCCAGTGACCcacccagtgctcccagtacaCCCCAGTGACACCCCCAGTACTCCCAGTACCccaccagtgctcccagtaccCCCCTAGTGCTCCCAGTAcccccccagtgctcccagtaccCCACCAGTGGTCCCAGTGACCcacccagtgctcccagtatcCCCTGGTGACCCCCCCTGAGTGCTCCCAGTACCccaccagtgctcccagtaccCCCCCAGTGAaccccccagtgctcccagtaccCCCCCAGTGAaccccccagtgctcccagtagcccccagtgaccccccagAGCCGTTCTAGTAAAATACCTTTATTGCAAATGAAGCCggggaccccccaaacccctcccctgcccccccccgGGCTCAGCGCGGGGGGGCGTGTCCCTGGGCCGGGGGGCGCGGCCTGGCGGCGGGGGCGTGGCCGGGCCGGAGCAGGGGGGGAGGGGCCCGGCCGTGctgcagcggcggcggcggccgcgggaggagggggggcgcggggggggcggggcGGAGCAGggggggcggctgcggggggcggggcggggacGGCGCGGGGGGAGGGGCCGGCCGGGACACCCCCGTGATCTGAACCTGCGGGAGAGAGGGGGAGGGGTCAGCGCGGGGGGAGGGGCCAGCGCGGGGGGAGGGGCCAGCGCGGGGGGCGGGGTCGGCGCGGGGGGCGGGGTCGGCGCGGGGGGCGGGGTCGGCGCGGGGGCCGCTCGGGGGCGGGGCGTCGTTTGTGGGCGTGGGCAAAACCGGGGGCGCGGTCAATTTGGGGCTCTTTTGGCTGGGGGCGTGGCCAGGGCTGTTTGGGGGCGTGGTCAGACCAGTTTGGGGGCGTGGCCAGCATTGACCAGTCGTTTTGGGGCGTGGCCAAAACCGGGGGCGTGGTCAATTTGGGGCTCTTTGGCTGGGGGCGTGACCAGAGCTGCTTGGGGgcgtggccagagctgcttGGGGGCGTGGCCAGCATTGGACCTGCCGTTTGGGGGCGTGGCCAAAATCGGGGGCGTGGCCAGTCGGGGCCTCTTTTGGCTGGGGCGTGGCCAGAGCGGTTTGGGGGCGTGGTCAGGCCAGTTTGGGGGCGTGGCCAACAGCGGCGCATCCGTTTGTGGGCGTGGCCAAAGTCGAGGGGGCGTGGCCAGTCGGGGCTCTTTGGCTGGGGGCGTGGCCAGAGCGGTTTGGGGGCGTGGCCAGCCCGGGAGCTGCTGTTGGGGGCGTGGCCAGAACTGTACGATTGGGGGCGTGGCCAGAGCTGTCTGGGGGCGTGACCAGCACAGGGGGTGGGGTCAGAGTGGGCCTGTCTGGGGGCGTGGCCAACACAAGGGGCGTGGCCAGAGATATTTTGTGGGCGTGGCCACGGCCGATGGGGGCGTGGCCAACGCAGGGTTTGGGGTCAGAGTGGGCCTGTCTGGGGGCGTGGCCAACACGAGGGGCGTGGCCAGGGATATTTTGTGGGCGTGGCCAGGGCTGATGGGGGCGTGGCCAACGCGGGGATTGGGGTTGGAGTGGGGGTGTGGCCAGCGCTGGgggcgtggccagagctggttTGGGGGCGTGGCCATTCCCATCCGAGtcccctcccccttcctcctcccctccctccccctcctcacctcctcctcctcctcctcctgctgctgctgccggtcTGCCCCGGGCTGGGGGGGCCGCAGGGGCCGGGGGCCGGTGGCCGCCTCCCGCTCCCGCAGCAGCCGCTCGAGGCCGAAGCGCCGCCGCGGCCCCAGCACGAAGCTCCTGACCTGGGCAGCCGACTTGTTCCCCAGCACGGCCGCCACCGCCGGGAAGTCGCGGCCGTAGCGGCGCAGCGCTGCCGGGGAACGGGGTCATGAGGGCACGGGGGGTCAGTGAGGGCACGGGGGGTCATGAGGGCACGGGGGGGTCATGAGGGCACGGGGGGGTCATGAGGGCACGGGGGGGTCAGTGAGGGCACAGGGGGGTCAATTAGGGTACAGAGGGGTCAATTAGGGTACGGGGGGTCAGTGAGGGCACAGGGGGTTCAAGAGGGCATGGGGGGGTCAGGGCACAAAGGGGGCAGTGAGGGCACAGGGGGGTTAATTAGGGCACAGGGGGGTTAATTGGGGCACAGGGGGGTCAGTGAGGGCACGGGGGGGTCAATGATGGCACAAGGGGGTTAATGAGGGCACAGGGTTGTTAATTAGGGTACGGGGGGGTTAATGAGGGCTCAGGGGGGTTAACGAGAGCCCAGGGTTGTTAATTAGGGCACAGGGGGTTAATGAGggggcacacacacactcaccctGCACCACCAAGAGCTGCTCGTCTGTTGTCCAGCGGGAGCTGAATTTGCCGTTGCCCTGGGGGGGGGACAATGGGGGGGATTGGGGGGGACAATGGGGGGTGATTGGGGGGTGATTGGGGGAGGCAATGGGGGGTGATTGGGGGGTGATTGGGGGGGGGCAATGGGGGTACAGAGTGGGGTGTGTGGGGACACTGGGAGGAAGAGCAGGGGTGGGTGTGGGGctggtggggatgggatggggcacgtgaggatgttgtgggacatAAGGGGACACCCTGGGACAGGTTGGGACACCCTGAGGACACTCTGGGGACACTCTGGGGCATGACAGGACACCCTGGGGCAGGTTGGGACACCCTGGGGCCACCCTGGGGCAGGAGAGGACAccctggggacaccctgggGATACCCTGGGGCAGGTTGGGACACCTTGGGGACACTCTGGGGGAGGTTGGGACACCCTGGGGACACCGTGGGGACACCGTGGGGACACTGTAGGGACACCCTGGGGCAGGTTGGGACACCCTGGGGCAGGTTGAGACACCCTGGGGCCACCCTGGGGCCACCCTGGGGCCACCCTGGGGCAGGAGAGGACAccctggggacaccctgggGCAGGTTGGGACACCTTGGGGACACTCTGGGGGAGGTTGGGACACCCTGGGGACACCGTGGGGACACCGTGGGGACACTGTAGGGacaccctggggcagcttgagacACCCTGGGGCCACCCTGGGGCAGGTTGGGACACCCTGAGGACAccctggggacaccctgggGCAAGTTGGGACACCCTGGGGACACTCTGGGGACACCCTGGGGCAGGTTGGGGCAGGTTGGGACATCCTGGGGACACCCTGGGGCCACCCTGGGGCAGGTTGGGACACCCTGTgccctccccccagccccacctcgGGCGGCCTCAGCCCCTCGACGCCTCCTTGCAGCGCCTGCCTGAGGCCGCTGTTGATCTGTTTGATGCTCTGCACCTGCAGGGACACGGCGCAGGGTGGGGGGTGGTGCACGAGGAGGGGTGGCCCCACACCCCCAGGAGGGGtttttgggggggctgggggggtgtTACCTGCCGTTTGAGGGCCACGAGCTGCGAGTCGAGCTGGCGCAGCGCCAGGGCGCCCAGGTCGGGGTTGGCCGTGAGCCCGGCCACGGCGGCGCGGTTCAGGCGCATCCCCCGCGGCGGCCGCCGGCGCTGCCGGGCCCCGGGGAGCTGCCGCCACTGCGGCTCCTGGCGAGGGGCAGCGCGGGGCCACGGAGCCTGCGGGGGCACGGCTCGCGGAGTCAGCTGGGGTGGCACCGGGGTGGCACCGAGGGGGTGTCAACTGCCCCAGGGGGGCCCCAGGGTGGCCCCAACTGCCCCAGGGGGGCCCCAGGGTGTCCCCAGGTTGTCCCGAGGGTGTCCCCAGGGTGTCCCAAGCTGCCCCAGACTGTCCCCAGGCTGTTATCAACTGCCCCAGGGTGGCCCCAACTGCCCCAGGGTGTCCCCAGGATGTCCCAACCTGCCCCAGGGTGTCCCCAACTGCCCCAGGGTGTCTCCAGGGTGTCCCCAGGGTGGCCCCAACTGCCCCAGGGTCTCCCCAACTGCcccagggtgtccccagggTGTCACCAACTGCCCCAGGGTGTCTCCAGGGTGTCCCCAGTGTGTCCCAACCTGCCCCAGGGTGGCcccagggtgtccccagggTGTCCCAACCTGCCCCAGGGTGGCCCCAGGCTGGCCCCAACTGCCCCAGGGTGGCCCCAACTGCCCCAGGGTGGCcccagggtgtccccagggtgtccccagggTGTCCCAACTGCCCCAGGGTGGCCCCAGGGTGGCCCCAGGGTGTCCCAACCTGCcccagggtgtccccagggTGGCCCCAGGGTGTCCCAACCTGCcccagggtgtccccagggtgtcccca carries:
- the LOC133629083 gene encoding LOW QUALITY PROTEIN: REST corepressor 2-like (The sequence of the model RefSeq protein was modified relative to this genomic sequence to represent the inferred CDS: inserted 1 base in 1 codon; deleted 1 base in 1 codon), which produces MPSVMEKPSGILSRSRAKCGSGPPVTSEDEASEDEPTHDSMIRVGADYQAVIPDCKPESPARYSNKELKGMLVWAPNHCVSDAKLDRYIAMAKDKHGYNIEQALGMLLWHKHDVEKSLADLANFTPFPDEWTVEDXVLFEQAFSFHGKSFARIQQMLPDKLIPSLVKYYYSWKKTRSRTSVMDRQARRLLGRRERDDSEEPDEQRLGQEELSSLTPRERFWGVGDTLGTPWGHPGDTLGQAPWPRAAPRQEPQWRQLPGARQRRRPPRGMRLNRAAVAGLTANPDLGALALRQLDSQLVALKRQVQSIKQINSGLRQALQGGVEGLRPPEGNGKFSSRWTTDEQLLVVQALRRYGRDFPAVAAVLGNKSAAQVRSFVLGPRRRFGLERLLREREAATGPRPLRPPQPGADRQAHSDPKPCVGHAPIGRGHAHKISLATPLVLATPPDRPTLTPPPVLVTPPDSSGHAPNRTVLATPPTAAPGLATPPNRSGHAPSQRAPTGHAPSTLATPTNGCAAVGHAPKLA